ACAAATCTATGCCTGCCACCACTCACCATCATAATATGCCTACCTTCAATACAAACATAAACTGTCAATAGAATCTTTGTTTTCAAGACGCATGAATTCATGTTAACAACTGTACCTGCATATGAGAAAGGGACATCTTTGGGTCTCGTAACCGTTGAGAGGGGAAAATTATGAGATCGGCCATGGCTAACCGAGAATCGTGATCATCACTTCCGACGTCGGAGGTCAAAAGAAACGGGGAGGTTCCTCCACAAACGCTGTTTTGTGGGGTTCACATTGAGAAGATACAAAGTGTAATTGACCAGAACAGATAATAAACCAAATATGAACCCTAAAATATTGACCAGAATAGATAATAAACCAAATATGAACCCTAAAATCCCACTTCCACATTAGTAACGGGCATTACCTGTTAAGTCCATCAAAATAAACTGCTAAAAACTGCCCAAATTCGTGATTTACTTCAGAAAACCCATAAACGCATATACCCGGAGAGATTAAATGTGATGGATCACCTACAGTTTTAGTATATCTGATGTAGGGATCGGGAAAGAGGACGTACATGGTCTTCTGGTGCGTTTCATGGGGAGCTTTATGTCTTCTTCAATCCAAAAGTGAGTTAGTGGATAAGAAGTTGTTGTAGTTGCAAAAGTTTAGGAGAGTGGGGGTGAACTGACAAAGGGAATAAACCGCATTGAACTCTAAACCCATGATCTAGTTTTGCAACTAGAAACTTGATTTGCGGAGAACATGGGAAGAAAAGATGGAGGAAGCGAAACTGACTGGAACTGACCTGAACTGCCATTACAGGagttatttttgtgagtttaagtggctgagatttaatctcagccAAATCCAATGATTAAGGTTGATTTAAAAGTTGATTACACTTAATgggaaccatatatatatatatatatatatatataattcacaaAAATTTCTCTCCTTATGAAAATGCTATTtctgttataaatatattattatttattatggttatcaacacctaaaatagaTTAGGCTTATTCTCCAAGTTACATCTCCTATATATACCATTGTATATCTTGTATTATATACACTCAATTAATAATATCAATCTTTTCCTCCCtattgttttcttgtattgtttTGCTAGTAGATtagtttcacaacacgttatcagcacgagtgTGCTCTCACCAAAACCCTAATCCCAATCCGTTGTTTCTTGTGAACAATAACCACAACCCCAATTTATATTGTTCGTTTCGCAACTGTAAGGCTGCTATGAATCTCCACCGTTTCTTCTAGAACCATCATATGTCACGTTTCACGTAAGAAACCCCACCACAACGGCAGTTCGATGTCGCTGATCATCATGGATTAGCGATTACGTTTTAAGGTATGTATTTTGATTATTTACCAACCATTGTTTGGATTTTGCAAACATTAGAACTTGAATATTATTAGAACTTGAATAAATAATGTTTGAAAAAGGATTATATAGCGGTTGATTTATGCGATGGGGTTTGGTAACCTAAACCTTATTGTGGGAAGAAAAGGTTACGtcacccaccaaaaaaaaaaagaaacagagTTGCTTCCTTTCGTTTATCTTAATTAAATTCTATCTAGTAATGAAATATTAGTTACTACTACTTTCCCCTTTGAAATaacaattgtttttttttacatcagAATTTAAATTAAGAAAATATGGTTTGAATgattaatttttttaaagaatAGTACTTATCTGAAAGATATCTGACTAAGGCGATGTAATATAGAATACTTTATATTTTAATGATGTAAATAATTTGTATATAAACAGTGGATCCATTTAAATAATGGTTTATAAATTTAATAAGAATAACTTAAATTTTATCCGATTCACTGAGATTGTGTATTTGTTTTTAAAATATTTGTGTTTCTATTGTCTTTATAATATTTGTGTTTCTAGATTGATATGTTTTTTCTCTGCATGTATTGATAAATATTGAAATTATTTGGATCTATGAATTATTGTAATTACGTATACATTACTAGATTAATATATTGTAGCAAGATGTgtttatttgatgattttaatAGTATTTCATCCTCTGAAGCGGAGATACATAGTTATATAACCGAATATATTATTAGAGTGGTTGGTTTAAAGGTGTATGGTAAATATACTTGAGTTAAATTGAGAAAATAGTTTATTTAGAGTTGGAGAACAATTGATTGTTAGTTTTTCTTGTCTATATGTGCAAACACATTTAAATTAAAGTATGTTCAATTGGTGTCATAAAAAAAagaatatttaccaaaaatacaTATACCACATagatatacatatataaattatatatgcTTTAAATATCAATATTTAATTGTTTCGTTACAAAATTATAAAAATCGTTTGATCTACttgagtttttttttaatataatcaagtTATTAATTTATCATAATCATTTATTTTGAAATCCATCACTAAAATTATTTTGGATTTTGCAAAACTTATGTATCTCTAGATGAGATTTTTAATTCTTTACCTGCAAAAGTTATGCATATCGATTCCCGTGTGGTTCaaatttgattattattatggTACCTTTATTTTTGTTTAAGTTTTCACTAGATAAATAGATTGAATTATGTTATTAATGTATGAAAATGGATTATAATATGCTACTTTATGCAATTTGGCTACTGCATGAAAATTGATTCTAATATGCTACTTTATGCAATTTTACTACTACATGAAAATTGTTTTTAATCTGTTTGTACTTCATTACGCTTAAAATGATATGAATGATTAAACTAACAAAACATATTCTATACCAATATGTGTTTTGTTAAACCAAAGTGAATTATTTAAGATTGTTGATTCATGAACCCGATACTATTGTAACATGTGTGTTAAGTGAACTACGTAATATAGCAATGTCTTGTAAGATATGCATGTGATTGGTTATACCATGATAGATTATGAAATATCTATTTTCTTTACTTACAAGCAAATATATATAATGTCATGTATTATATAATCTGAGTGTATGGTATGTAATGTATTTTATATGCTATCATTCATGTATATATATAGCATTCAATAAAATCATTAAACGAAAGTTATCGTTTAACACAACTATGATGAAAGAGTATAAATATGCTCAGACATGACACATGTCATGCTTTCTAAATCTCATTATCAAGTTATAAAAGGTCGTAAGAGGTTGACCAATAAAGTTTATACGACTCAGTAATGTAACTTTTTCTCAAATTATATAATgagaaaaaaatattattttttaaggAAAAACTAGATAAAGTTTTCCATTTATCACATTTGAAGATATGCTACTGAAGTAGTAATATCacatgaaaagttcaaaatgtgATTATATAATGATCATTGAAAATGTCATTATCATGGACATAATTGAGAAAATTGTAATGATGGTCATACTATTAATGAGGTCAACCATCAAAAAATACAACAATGATTATGTTAATAATGAGACTGACCACCACAAGTGACAGATAAAGAAAGTGATTATATAAGAATAATATGTGGAAAGGATAGATATATATACATGTCTTATGTCTCGTGCATAAGTGTAAGTAATACATTACAATCATAAACTAGAAGTTTATGGATCATGATATTtgattggcatgaccggttagatcaaaccgagtcaatgatgatgttAAATGTGttgaagaactagaagattcttcatTGATAATTACCATTTAGTGTTTGCTCTCATTTGGATATTGTTAATTGCCAACTAAGGTAGGATGTAAATTCCTATATATTATGGAATTGGAATAAGGATATAAGTATCCTCTCATGATACCATttagtttgtttttttaaatcgatgcatcgtctaaatggttattaAATTCACAACTTGAAGTTTGTGTGATTTATGGTTTAGCTAATGATATAACAAGCAGATTATTCCATATTGGCATATTCGTTTCGGTTATAACGGTGAATATAATGCACAAGTTATTAATATAATCATTGAAGTGGTTTTTGTTGAGACAATAAACGAATGTCTACAAATGTTGGCAAAGTCAATGATCATGAGAGCAAAAGTTTATGTTTGTATTTTGATACATGTGATTTTTCATATAGTAACACTAGTTCACATCAAGCCAACAAGTCATAATACGTCATCCCCattatagttggtttttggtccAGAACCAAAGATGTCCCTtctaagattttggttgtgcggtatatgtaTTGATCCACCACTacgcacaaagatgggactttAAAAGGTGGTTGGGAATATATGATAAAGAATAGAGTCTTCCATGAGATATTTATTTACGGCTCAATTAATTGATCTCCATCTTAATGGATTAACATTCCCAACATCAGGGGGAGATAAAAAGCAGTTGGAAATAGAAATGAGTTAGAATAAATTATCATTGATCCTCATACTAAACAATGTGAACTAGAAGTTCAAAGGACAACTCATTCACAAAGATTAGGAAAATAATTACCAGACGCATTCACTGACCTAAAAAAATGTCTATTAAGTAATATATGCCAACTGCTAATGCTCCAATTAAGATAATTATCTCAGAAGGACAATATATTGGTAATAAGTCTACGGCACACctgaagcgtggtagactagtcgattccaataataaaattcctcgacagttggagcaactaattaagatggtcaagtcggggttatattaaaaaggtctcctgaagagacggtagacatgatggttcaagaagaacctcaggtacctgaaactaaagagatctcgataagttgtatcatgtctaagatatgtatggaatcgaaataaaatcgacgtcgttatacttttgtatataatatagcgcttgaaatgatgaaatgacgaggatcaagatttaagatctgcctatgaatgaaaatacataaatgattggccaaaatggaaagacgcAAAGTACGGCAGATTTAAATTCTCTACTGAAATGGAAAGTTTtcggaccaacagtccatacaaccgAATTTGTAAAGTATGTTGGATATTAATGGGGCTTTtatgcgaatcatgtgaaaatcaaagtaaatgagatAAGGCAAATATGATGCACAAGGATTTTCGCAAAAACCCAAGATTGATTATAATGAGACATATTCTCTAGTGGTGGATGTAatgactttccaatattttattagtctggtaatataaagagagaattgatatgcgtcttatgaatattatgtatcacttgatactaaaagtttacatgaaagtccctTAAGGATTTGAATTATAAAAAATCATGTAAAATGAGTTCTCGAGAACGATATGATCGTTGTATACAAAATCTatatttgaatatgttgaatataattggaactcctgatGAGTATCGTAAAGCATTTAAGTGCTTATAAGGTTAGTTGAAATATCTTAAggatgtaattcttgtgcaccaataacTATACATAGAAAACTTGTGCTTGGTTATTATGGCATCTTAATGTACAACGTAtaagcatggtacaatatggattaaATATTCAAGACATCCTTGTATATGATATAGAAATCAATGAGGAGGTATATGTAATAGAACTCCTAAAGAGTGAATGCACATACATTGTTTTTCAAAGTTGAAAGAAGTATGTATATGATTGCAAATGCCTGAAGCATTGATTTCAAGTCCTCAAGAATGTATCTTTATAAAGTTAAAGATAGTATGAACTAAAATAGTCAAGTTAAGTGTTGTACAACTTATgatatattctgataaagagcaATATAATTTTGATAATATTATCCATCTTTATCAAATGTTCTTTCTTAAAAGTTCATTATAATCGCAATTTACAGCGATGAAGTCTGAGCATCATCAAGAGAAACTGGCGAGCTTTTAGAAGGGGATTTTTTTAATGACCCTAGCAcagtctaattattactcgacttgcagttcgagtatatttgtaatcatacttttattcatcaaactacatctagaagatgttggtgagtcattttagtatgtagagaGCTCAACCTTATAGTATGTTAAAGGTTATTCAGATATTTTttataagaaatgcctattatcatctcctaccaaagtagagattctcattctagaagtaccatcgttaaatggatatgtgcattaatatgttttgctagctatgtatggttataatatctttcacttgagcgTATTGTCATGATATAGcctttgtcaagcgaagagacattggaaCGAGTTCAAAGAAATGtttcaggtataaacgatatttgattatattttactaacccatcaaaacaagcttggttagtcttgtagatgcggGAATGTAACAAAAGACAATTGTGGACATATGATATTTCTTGAAATGAGGcacctaaagtctcgttagaagattatacaTCATTGCTCAACATAAATGACTGCATATTAAGGGATTGAGCGACAAATCATTGACTACAAAAGATTTGATcaactttcaaggaagatggacacacgtcacttaaaggagacatgttaaaatgagggggagacttatgcaagttgcactctttttcccttactAAGAGTTGTCCcatttgggttttcttagtaaggtttttaacgaggcaacaAACCTGATCTAGTAACATCAGGGGGAGAAAATATGCATTACaggctgcactctttttcccttagctatgattttgtcccactgggttttcctggcaaggtttttaacgagatAGCATCTCCAAGCATAAGaagttgataaccaagggggagtgttataaatatattattatttattatggttatcaacacctaaaatagaTTAGGCTTATTCTCCAAGTTACATCTCCTATATATACCATTGTATATCTTGTATTATATACACTCAATCAATAATATCAATCTTTTCCTCCCTATTGTTCTCTTGAATTGTTTTGCTAGTAGATTAGTTTCACAAcaatttcattttctttccttttgaacctttttattttttatttctctccttataaaaattgaaaatgttgtttctttttctttccttaacctttttattttttatattttacgcTTTTAATCCGATAAACCtagtaaatttttataatttacGCTTTTAATCCAATAGTTTCATTTGTACATAACCCGCatagttttcatcttttacacttttaaccctatagttttcatcttttaaaaAGTTGTCACAAACATTTTCTACTTTTAATTCCAACACTTTTCCACTTTCAACTTTGATCTCATGTACTTTACATATTTTACAAATTAGTCGTTTTATGATTCCTTATAGATTTTGTGGGTTAACACACTGCAAAGCATGCTTGTGGTTCAACGTTTTCACGTCTATTTTTTTACGGTTTAACTCCTCCCCGAAACTCGTGGGTCCTAAGCCGACTTAGTTCTTCTTTGCTATGTTTTACTTTTTCGGTCTAacttttgcgagttaacacaccGTAACATACGTGTGTGATTCATCATTTTTACGTTTACTTTTTGTTCGGCTTAACGGCCCACTACAAAGCATGGATTCTAAATACTAGTTTGATAAATgttaaaaagaaacaaagataaaataaaatagtGTTACTCTATTATCATGGATGGGCAATTTAGGACATTGTCTGTTTAAAATACTGAATCTTGTTACATTCATAATATAAGGAGACTACAATGATCATTTAGTACTTtccggcggtggcggtggtggcggcgaaAGAAAGATATGGAAATACCGAGGTCGACTTGGCTTTGGTGCGGGTGGTGAGCCCCTACCTACGGTACGAAAACTAGAAGCTATGCGGTCAATCTGTAACGCCAAGGGGGGCGGTGGTGGAGGCGGACAAGGTAACCTATAATGCGGTGGTTGGCCTATCTGCGGCGGTGGTGGCGTTGACGGTAGCCTTCTAAGCGTACCCGAAAATACAGTTCCTGCAAGTAAATAAATTTAGCCTTTGCAATTTAAGCTTAAAATATATACATGAAAACACTATCATATATGGTTAAGCGTAAGCTTGCCTTGATGTGGTTGGAGTGAAGAAGctgaatgtgcttgaaaaacatTGTGAATGATGAGAATTGCAAGCAATAGATACATAGCAACTTGTTGTTGTGCGCCAAAACTCGTCTTCATAGCGGTAGCTGTGGATGTAATCCTTTGTTTTGAATGGTCCTTATATGGGAAATAAATTCTTCCCCGCATACCTAGAAATTTTAATGCAAGATagatttatataaaataaaatgtaTTGTCGTGTAGTATATATTTAATattgaaaataatatatatgaaaatATTCTTTACTTTGAGAATACTGATCTAGGA
The sequence above is drawn from the Helianthus annuus cultivar XRQ/B chromosome 12, HanXRQr2.0-SUNRISE, whole genome shotgun sequence genome and encodes:
- the LOC110899712 gene encoding wiskott-Aldrich syndrome protein family member 2, producing the protein MRGRIYFPYKDHSKQRITSTATAMKTSFGAQQQVAMYLLLAILIIHNVFQAHSASSLQPHQGTVFSGTLRRLPSTPPPPQIGQPPHYRLPCPPPPPPPLALQIDRIASSFRTVGRGSPPAPKPSRPRYFHIFLSPPPPPPPESTK